A part of Myxococcales bacterium genomic DNA contains:
- the folP gene encoding dihydropteroate synthase: MLKVDNALIMGVLNVTPDSFSDGGFYLESDRAIARGLEMVEQGADIIDIGAESTSYYTDPQKKPVEILEQIKRAVPVIKGLEKAGVRGISIDTSSAVVAQAALDHGATWINDQRAAMADKMMPVTMKNAERVVLMHGFGLGFGVNAGERVNYSHPINELKDFFQQRVRELLQLGLEKEKIIIDPGFGFGKGLEDSLTILAQLSSLKVLGFPVLIGLSRKSFIGKLCGIEDPMKRDNASLGGNVMALLSGVGVIRTHNVKMLAEAKCLIDATWLRRSR; this comes from the coding sequence ATGCTTAAAGTAGATAATGCGCTGATTATGGGAGTATTAAATGTTACTCCTGATAGTTTTTCTGATGGAGGGTTTTATCTTGAGTCTGATAGGGCTATCGCTCGAGGGCTTGAAATGGTTGAACAAGGCGCTGATATAATCGATATAGGTGCTGAATCAACCTCCTACTATACTGATCCACAAAAAAAACCAGTAGAGATTTTAGAGCAAATTAAGCGTGCAGTTCCTGTTATCAAAGGCTTAGAAAAGGCTGGTGTTAGGGGTATATCGATCGATACTTCGAGCGCTGTTGTTGCGCAGGCAGCCTTAGATCATGGAGCGACGTGGATCAATGATCAGCGTGCAGCTATGGCAGATAAAATGATGCCAGTGACAATGAAAAATGCTGAACGTGTTGTATTAATGCATGGTTTTGGTTTGGGTTTTGGTGTAAACGCTGGTGAAAGAGTAAATTACTCACACCCAATCAATGAGCTGAAAGATTTTTTTCAACAACGAGTCAGAGAATTGTTGCAGCTTGGCCTAGAGAAAGAAAAAATTATAATAGACCCAGGTTTTGGTTTTGGTAAAGGTTTGGAAGATTCTCTAACTATTCTTGCTCAACTATCCAGTCTGAAGGTTCTGGGTTTTCCAGTGCTTATTGGGCTTAGCCGCAAGTCATTCATTGGTAAGCTTTGTGGGATTGAGGACCCAATGAAAAGAGACAATGCGTCCTTAGGTGGTAATGTCATGGCTCTTTTATCAGGAGTGGGGGTGATAAGAACCCATAATGTGAAGATGCTAGCTGAAGCTAAGTGCTTGATCGATGCAACATGGCTGAGGAGGTCACGATGA
- the tmk gene encoding dTMP kinase yields the protein MAKLIVVEGMDGAGTTTQTKLLVDYLNHQGMKVLSSAEPTKSSLGLAARKFLASPIENEPHLLTALALCFAADRMQHIYDVLEPALKTHDFIVLDRYVLSSLVYQGLHLPTTFVKEINRYALVPHLTIVLDVNARVAFERLSGRNGKKDFYESADLLEKIKARYIHFAGQDPAHTVLVDASGDISQVHSHIVHLFKSKYKV from the coding sequence ATGGCTAAGTTAATAGTTGTCGAAGGGATGGATGGAGCCGGTACAACAACTCAAACAAAATTGTTAGTGGATTATTTGAATCATCAAGGGATGAAAGTTCTATCTTCTGCAGAGCCTACCAAGTCTTCACTTGGGCTTGCAGCTCGTAAATTTCTCGCATCGCCTATCGAGAATGAGCCACATTTGTTAACGGCGTTAGCTTTGTGCTTTGCAGCCGATCGAATGCAGCACATTTACGATGTCTTGGAGCCTGCCCTGAAAACACATGATTTTATTGTGTTGGATCGTTATGTCTTATCAAGTTTGGTGTATCAAGGACTTCATTTACCAACTACATTTGTAAAAGAAATTAATCGTTATGCCTTGGTTCCGCATTTAACTATTGTGCTCGATGTTAATGCCCGTGTTGCTTTTGAAAGGCTCAGTGGGCGTAATGGCAAAAAAGACTTTTATGAATCCGCAGATTTACTCGAAAAAATAAAGGCTCGCTATATTCATTTCGCAGGCCAGGATCCGGCTCACACAGTCTTGGTGGATGCGTCAGGGGATATTAGCCAAGTTCACTCTCATATCGTTCATCTATTTAAAAGTAAGTATAAGGTCTAA
- a CDS encoding HEAT repeat domain-containing protein, with amino-acid sequence MGKYIRLWLIIFMLCFAACQCQRQQQGSQSISLLQKIKAANDGQQISHAELMEVVTVLGEMKAPGAEDQIIKLMLKTDDLAIGNACIMALGEIKSPQAMLSIIKFIDNKPSVMRRQAIIAARKIADDVAAGWLLANAYGHEDPTVRKEALSAFEEVNAKIKKESKEH; translated from the coding sequence ATGGGTAAATATATTAGATTATGGTTGATAATATTTATGTTATGTTTTGCAGCCTGCCAGTGTCAACGACAGCAACAGGGGAGCCAGTCTATCTCGCTTTTGCAAAAGATAAAAGCAGCAAATGATGGTCAGCAGATATCTCACGCTGAACTTATGGAAGTAGTGACTGTTTTAGGAGAAATGAAAGCTCCAGGTGCAGAAGATCAGATTATTAAGCTGATGTTGAAAACTGATGACTTAGCGATCGGGAATGCGTGTATTATGGCTTTGGGAGAAATTAAATCACCTCAAGCTATGCTTTCTATAATTAAATTTATCGACAATAAACCAAGTGTTATGCGCCGACAGGCCATTATTGCAGCGCGAAAGATAGCTGATGATGTAGCGGCAGGTTGGCTTTTGGCCAATGCTTATGGTCATGAAGATCCAACCGTAAGAAAAGAGGCTTTGAGCGCTTTTGAAGAAGTGAATGCGAAAATTAAAAAAGAAAGTAAAGAACACTGA
- a CDS encoding hydroxymethylglutaryl-CoA lyase, with protein MITESLKNLPTSVKIMEVGPRDGLQNEKTIIDTEQKIQFIENLVDAGIKRIEVTAFVSPRWIPPLADQLEVVLGIKKKPGASYAALVPNAKGYERAVGTGKIDEISFVIAASDTHNQKNLNADTKAVLERYREVAYLATRDRIPFRVYLSCAFGCPYENKVSTRKIISLTKQMLELGAYEVALSDTIGIASPRDTMNILAQVLQVVKKEELALHMHDTRGMALANIWIALLMGIASFDSAVGGLGGCPYAPGASGNVATEDLVNMLNSVGIQTDISIESLVKVSQTMAVLLKKAPAAKMAAMCRS; from the coding sequence ATGATTACTGAAAGTCTCAAAAATTTACCCACTTCTGTAAAAATTATGGAGGTGGGGCCGCGCGATGGCTTACAGAATGAAAAAACTATCATTGATACAGAACAAAAGATCCAATTTATTGAGAACCTGGTGGATGCTGGAATCAAACGTATTGAGGTGACGGCATTTGTAAGTCCGCGCTGGATACCACCGCTTGCAGATCAGTTGGAAGTTGTATTGGGAATTAAAAAAAAACCTGGTGCGAGCTATGCTGCGCTCGTTCCTAATGCTAAGGGATATGAGAGGGCAGTTGGGACAGGAAAAATAGATGAAATCTCCTTTGTGATAGCTGCTTCGGATACGCACAATCAAAAGAATTTAAATGCAGATACAAAAGCCGTTTTAGAACGTTATCGCGAAGTAGCATATTTAGCTACAAGGGATAGAATTCCGTTTAGAGTTTATCTCTCTTGTGCCTTTGGTTGTCCTTACGAAAACAAGGTTTCGACTCGAAAAATTATTTCTTTAACCAAACAAATGCTAGAACTTGGGGCTTATGAGGTTGCTTTAAGTGACACAATAGGCATTGCTTCACCGCGTGATACCATGAATATTTTAGCTCAGGTTTTACAAGTCGTGAAAAAAGAAGAGCTCGCCCTGCATATGCATGATACACGAGGCATGGCGTTGGCAAATATTTGGATAGCGCTTTTGATGGGAATTGCCTCTTTTGATTCAGCGGTGGGAGGTCTTGGTGGTTGTCCATATGCTCCTGGGGCTTCGGGAAATGTGGCTACAGAAGATCTGGTGAATATGCTTAACAGCGTTGGTATTCAAACGGATATTTCTATTGAAAGCTTGGTAAAGGTTTCGCAAACTATGGCGGTTTTGCTTAAGAAAGCACCTGCGGCAAAAATGGCTGCTATGTGTCGAAGTTAG
- a CDS encoding acyl-CoA dehydrogenase — translation MSFLLNDTHKLLQKTCQQFAQKQLAPKAHEFDQTHAFPKNEISALSDLGLMGVFIPTEYGGAGLDVLSYVIAMEEISAGCASCGVIMSVNNSLFCDPIYKFGSSRLKEKFLPDYASGKKLGCFALSEPNNGSDAAAMLTTAQLDGEHYILNGTKAWITNGYEADAAIVFATVDPSLKHKGVVAILVDMPSPGLSLGKKEHKLGIRASSTCNLIFEDCRVPVSNILGEVGDGFRIAMSVLDGGRIGIAGQALGIGRAAMESAARYANERIAFGKKLAQIPSIQNKFADMALKLDAARLLSYRAAWLKDNKQSFTKEGAMAKLMASETATYVAHQALQVFGGNGYVSEYPMERHYRDARITEIYEGTSEIQRLVIGTRVLKEFAE, via the coding sequence ATGAGCTTTTTATTAAATGATACTCATAAGCTTTTACAAAAAACCTGCCAACAGTTTGCTCAGAAGCAGTTGGCACCCAAAGCTCATGAGTTCGATCAAACCCACGCGTTTCCTAAAAATGAAATTTCTGCCCTTTCAGATTTAGGGCTTATGGGGGTATTCATTCCCACAGAGTATGGGGGAGCAGGGCTTGATGTTTTGTCTTATGTCATTGCTATGGAAGAGATAAGTGCTGGCTGTGCTTCCTGCGGTGTAATCATGAGCGTCAATAATTCTCTTTTTTGTGATCCTATTTACAAATTTGGTAGTAGTAGGCTGAAAGAAAAATTTCTTCCTGATTATGCTTCAGGTAAAAAACTTGGTTGCTTTGCTCTAAGTGAGCCAAACAATGGCTCAGATGCTGCAGCGATGCTTACTACAGCTCAACTTGATGGTGAACATTACATCCTCAATGGAACTAAGGCTTGGATTACTAATGGCTATGAGGCTGATGCTGCCATTGTCTTTGCTACGGTTGATCCGAGCTTAAAACATAAAGGGGTAGTTGCAATTTTGGTGGATATGCCTAGTCCAGGTTTAAGTTTGGGAAAAAAAGAGCATAAGCTTGGCATACGTGCTTCATCAACCTGTAACTTAATCTTTGAGGACTGCAGGGTACCAGTATCTAATATTTTAGGGGAAGTGGGAGATGGTTTTCGAATAGCTATGTCAGTGCTTGATGGAGGTCGCATTGGTATAGCAGGTCAAGCATTGGGTATTGGAAGAGCTGCAATGGAAAGTGCAGCTCGTTATGCCAATGAACGCATTGCATTTGGTAAAAAATTGGCGCAGATACCTTCTATTCAAAACAAATTTGCTGATATGGCACTAAAACTCGACGCAGCTCGTCTATTAAGTTATAGAGCGGCCTGGCTAAAGGATAATAAACAGTCTTTCACGAAAGAAGGGGCTATGGCTAAACTCATGGCCTCTGAAACAGCTACCTATGTAGCTCATCAAGCATTGCAAGTTTTTGGCGGTAATGGCTATGTCAGTGAATATCCCATGGAACGCCACTATCGCGATGCAAGAATTACAGAAATTTATGAAGGAACCAGCGAAATTCAACGTCTGGTGATTGGCACCAGAGTTTTAAAAGAATTTGCTGAGTAA
- a CDS encoding enoyl-CoA hydratase/isomerase family protein, which yields MAYEHLILEDRNKTRIITINRPKVLNAINKRVLFEIEQALIEIEEHKDIRCVVITGAGDKSFVAGADVLEMKSLMPLEAENFSAIGHRVMDRIACFKIPVIAAVNGYALGGGLELALACDFIYASENATFGLVETKLALIPGFGGVARLSQRIGLALAKEMIFSATQINASEALKIGLVNRVVSGGEVLEAVKTLADKINDRGPYAVSLAKKLMLRTDSASVADLNAMEQTAFGLVFSSRDHQEGINAFLEKRAATFEGI from the coding sequence ATGGCGTATGAACATTTGATCTTAGAAGATAGAAATAAAACTCGCATTATTACCATTAATCGGCCCAAAGTTTTAAATGCCATCAATAAACGAGTTTTATTCGAAATAGAGCAGGCGCTCATAGAAATTGAGGAACACAAAGATATTCGCTGTGTAGTGATTACAGGAGCAGGAGATAAAAGTTTCGTAGCAGGCGCTGATGTTTTGGAAATGAAATCTTTAATGCCTTTAGAAGCAGAAAATTTTTCCGCGATAGGGCATAGGGTGATGGATAGGATAGCCTGCTTTAAAATTCCAGTTATCGCAGCGGTCAATGGTTACGCCTTGGGTGGGGGACTGGAATTAGCTTTGGCATGTGATTTTATTTATGCCTCTGAAAACGCTACGTTTGGCCTAGTAGAAACCAAGCTCGCTTTGATCCCAGGGTTTGGGGGAGTAGCTCGTTTGTCGCAGAGAATTGGTTTAGCCCTTGCTAAAGAGATGATCTTTTCAGCAACACAAATCAACGCAAGTGAGGCTCTGAAAATTGGCCTTGTCAATCGTGTGGTGAGCGGAGGCGAAGTACTGGAAGCAGTAAAAACACTCGCAGATAAAATTAATGATCGTGGTCCTTATGCTGTCTCATTAGCGAAAAAGTTGATGTTGAGAACAGATAGCGCGAGCGTAGCAGATTTAAATGCTATGGAGCAAACTGCCTTTGGTTTAGTATTTTCGAGTCGAGATCATCAAGAAGGAATAAATGCTTTTCTAGAAAAACGAGCGGCAACTTTTGAGGGAATCTAA
- a CDS encoding 3-hydroxybutyryl-CoA dehydrogenase (converts (S)-3-hydroxybutanoyl-CoA to 3-acetoacetyl-CoA), producing MTIAKIGVIGAGQMGAGIAQVAATAGFFCVVTDARNDALLNGAKNVEKSLARFESKGLINSKKEVLERIHWHADLERLRQCDLVIEAVVESESIKREVLRSLDAQLKEEAIIATNTSSISITRLAQATSRPKQFIGMHFMNPVPLMKLVEIIRGHHTSDETLNKAIKTVESLGKVSTIAHDYPGFIANRILMPLINEAFFALMENVASAHDIDQTMKLGCNFPMGPLALADFIGLDTCLAIIEVMHKGLGDDKYRPCPLLRKYVEAGMLGRKSNQGVFQYCNE from the coding sequence ATGACTATAGCGAAGATCGGAGTGATCGGGGCAGGGCAAATGGGTGCTGGAATTGCTCAGGTTGCAGCGACGGCAGGTTTTTTTTGTGTGGTTACCGATGCTAGGAATGATGCGCTTTTGAACGGAGCAAAAAATGTTGAAAAAAGTCTGGCGAGATTCGAATCGAAGGGGCTTATAAATAGTAAAAAAGAAGTGTTGGAGCGTATACATTGGCATGCTGATCTTGAACGATTACGCCAGTGTGATCTTGTGATTGAGGCGGTTGTTGAAAGCGAGTCGATCAAACGGGAAGTTTTAAGAAGTTTGGATGCTCAATTAAAAGAAGAAGCTATTATTGCTACCAACACTTCTTCAATATCAATTACTCGGCTAGCTCAGGCTACATCTAGGCCTAAACAATTTATTGGTATGCATTTTATGAATCCAGTGCCACTGATGAAACTTGTTGAAATTATCCGGGGCCATCATACGAGCGATGAAACTTTAAATAAAGCTATCAAAACCGTGGAGAGCTTGGGCAAAGTCTCCACTATCGCTCATGATTACCCTGGCTTTATTGCCAATAGGATTTTAATGCCTTTGATCAACGAAGCATTTTTTGCGCTGATGGAGAACGTGGCATCTGCTCATGATATTGATCAAACTATGAAACTTGGCTGTAATTTCCCTATGGGACCATTAGCATTAGCAGATTTTATAGGGCTTGATACATGTCTTGCCATTATTGAGGTAATGCATAAGGGTTTGGGCGACGACAAATATCGCCCCTGTCCCTTGCTTAGGAAATATGTTGAGGCAGGAATGCTTGGACGTAAGAGTAATCAGGGTGTTTTCCAATATTGCAATGAGTAG
- a CDS encoding thiolase family protein has translation MSEAVIIGAKRTPIGSFLGSLSSLSAPSLAATAIKAAICEAKIQISDIDEVIMGQVLQGGVGQAPARQAALSAGLLSSTHCTTVNKVCGSGLKALMLAQQSIVLKESNFVVAGGMESMSQAPYFINKARTGFRMGEQIMHDLMIHDGLWDPYGNAHMGQFGDQCAKEHSFTRQAQDEFAKESYRKALKAQEQRYFEEEIVPVNIKNKREEYVVSFDEEPSRFLPEKFAQLKAVFSKEGTVTAANASKINDGAAALVIGSQEQAQKRSLPVLGRIIASTTFAHEPQWFTTAPAESIKKLCQKASISVEDIDLFEINEAFAVVALYAIKELGLDESRVNVFGGAIGLGHPIGCSGARLVITLLNALRKKSKRLGCVSLCLGGGEAVSMLIERVA, from the coding sequence ATGAGCGAAGCAGTAATCATTGGTGCCAAACGAACTCCCATTGGATCATTTTTGGGTTCATTGTCAAGCTTATCGGCTCCAAGCCTTGCAGCAACAGCCATTAAAGCTGCTATTTGCGAAGCCAAAATTCAAATCAGCGATATTGATGAAGTAATAATGGGGCAGGTTCTTCAAGGAGGTGTAGGGCAAGCTCCAGCTCGACAAGCTGCGCTTTCTGCAGGTTTATTATCATCGACTCATTGTACAACAGTGAATAAAGTGTGTGGTTCAGGCCTTAAAGCTCTCATGCTCGCTCAACAATCAATCGTGTTAAAAGAAAGTAACTTTGTTGTGGCTGGCGGAATGGAGAGCATGAGTCAAGCACCTTATTTTATAAACAAGGCCAGAACAGGTTTTCGTATGGGTGAGCAAATTATGCATGATCTCATGATCCATGATGGTTTGTGGGATCCATATGGAAATGCGCACATGGGTCAATTTGGAGATCAGTGCGCTAAGGAACATAGTTTTACTCGCCAGGCACAAGATGAATTTGCTAAGGAAAGTTATAGAAAAGCTTTGAAGGCGCAAGAACAAAGATATTTTGAAGAAGAGATTGTTCCGGTAAACATAAAAAATAAAAGAGAAGAGTACGTTGTAAGTTTTGATGAAGAACCATCTCGTTTTTTACCAGAAAAATTTGCACAGCTTAAAGCAGTCTTTTCTAAAGAGGGAACTGTCACTGCAGCTAATGCTTCTAAGATTAATGATGGTGCAGCAGCGCTTGTTATAGGTTCACAAGAACAAGCGCAAAAACGCTCGTTACCCGTTTTAGGTAGAATAATAGCCTCGACAACCTTTGCCCATGAACCGCAATGGTTCACTACCGCACCTGCAGAGTCGATCAAAAAGCTTTGCCAAAAAGCTTCTATCTCGGTCGAAGATATTGACTTGTTTGAAATCAATGAAGCATTTGCTGTCGTAGCTCTTTACGCTATCAAGGAATTAGGACTTGATGAATCGAGGGTAAATGTTTTTGGAGGTGCCATTGGATTGGGGCATCCCATAGGCTGCTCAGGTGCTCGTTTAGTAATTACATTGCTGAACGCTCTTAGGAAAAAATCCAAACGTCTTGGTTGTGTGTCCCTTTGTCTTGGCGGTGGGGAAGCGGTATCTATGTTGATTGAACGGGTAGCATAA
- a CDS encoding MBL fold metallo-hydrolase, which translates to MHITPFFEHVTCTFSYVIHDQQTKDAVIIDPVLNFDAASGKISHDSTNKLKDFIRNNKLIPQLVLDTHVHADHMTGSFFVKKLFKIKSAIGEGFLSSQDYFRKIYETDVASYELPYEHLLKNNEIINAGSIEIKALAVPGHTPSCTAYLIGNNVFSGDSLFQPNLGCGRADFPGGSAYDLFNSIKHQLYTLPDDTILWVGHDYPPTGETPKASTTILESKKHNRLIKADTKMEEFILQRENKDKTLNAPKLLLPSLQVNITGGQLPHKDQMGHRFLRIPLSIDE; encoded by the coding sequence ATGCACATCACGCCATTCTTTGAACACGTCACCTGCACTTTTAGCTATGTTATCCATGACCAACAAACTAAAGATGCAGTCATTATCGATCCTGTACTTAATTTTGATGCCGCCTCGGGAAAAATCTCCCATGATTCCACCAATAAGCTAAAGGATTTTATCAGAAATAATAAGCTAATCCCTCAACTTGTGCTTGATACTCACGTACACGCTGATCATATGACTGGTTCATTTTTCGTTAAAAAACTTTTTAAAATTAAAAGCGCCATAGGAGAAGGGTTTTTATCTTCGCAAGATTACTTTAGAAAAATTTATGAAACTGATGTGGCGAGCTATGAACTCCCCTACGAACATCTACTAAAAAATAATGAGATCATAAACGCAGGCTCAATAGAAATCAAAGCTCTTGCGGTCCCAGGTCATACACCTAGCTGCACAGCATACCTCATAGGAAATAATGTATTTAGTGGTGATAGCTTATTTCAGCCCAACCTTGGTTGTGGCAGAGCAGATTTTCCTGGCGGAAGTGCTTACGACTTATTTAATTCAATCAAACACCAACTCTATACTTTACCAGACGACACCATATTATGGGTTGGTCATGACTACCCGCCAACAGGTGAAACTCCTAAAGCTTCAACCACTATTTTAGAATCTAAAAAGCACAATCGCCTTATAAAAGCTGATACGAAAATGGAAGAATTTATTTTACAAAGAGAAAACAAAGACAAAACGCTTAATGCCCCAAAGCTTCTACTTCCATCACTTCAAGTGAATATTACCGGTGGTCAGCTGCCCCACAAGGATCAAATGGGGCATAGATTTTTGCGTATCCCTTTGAGCATCGACGAATAA
- a CDS encoding MFS transporter: MLTVDRNTHERFSYWRTRTFYSIFIGYVFYYFTRKSFTFAMPGFMSELDYSKSDVGLLLTIFSVTYGVSKFISGILGDKSNPRYFMSIGLIITGIINLCFGMSSHMWLFIVFWGLNGWFQGFGWPPCARLLAYWYSRRSRGTWWAIWSTSHNIGGALIPIIAALCLQWADWRFALYIPGIMCIIMGIWLMERLRDTPGSVGLPSADAIEGLSEQSREKSVSHLSVKEILFKYVVFNKYIWFLSLANFFVYIIRTGINDWTMLYLSEERGFSLVEAGMTIPWFEAGGILGMLSAGWCSDKIFNGNRGVISFLYMMMMVMPLTIFWIEPSHNYAFNASLMFLSGFFIFGPQMLVGCAAAEKSHKDAAATASGFAGTFGYLGAACAGYPFGLLLEGYSWNGFFFAMLLSAVLGALCFLPFFSSEFDWFRVSLRSKLFQR, from the coding sequence ATGCTAACAGTAGATAGAAATACGCATGAACGCTTTTCATATTGGCGAACGCGGACTTTTTATTCGATCTTTATTGGGTATGTCTTTTATTATTTCACTAGGAAAAGCTTTACATTTGCAATGCCAGGATTCATGAGTGAACTAGATTATAGCAAATCTGATGTTGGGCTTTTGCTTACGATCTTTTCGGTGACCTATGGTGTTAGCAAGTTTATCAGCGGAATCTTAGGGGATAAATCAAATCCACGCTATTTTATGAGCATAGGTTTAATTATTACTGGCATTATCAACCTATGTTTTGGTATGTCGTCACATATGTGGCTATTTATTGTTTTTTGGGGGCTCAATGGCTGGTTTCAAGGTTTTGGCTGGCCTCCTTGTGCTCGTCTACTCGCCTACTGGTATTCGCGCCGCTCTCGAGGGACATGGTGGGCTATTTGGAGCACTTCGCACAATATTGGCGGCGCATTAATTCCAATTATCGCAGCGCTTTGTCTGCAGTGGGCTGATTGGCGTTTTGCTCTCTATATCCCTGGAATAATGTGTATCATTATGGGAATTTGGTTGATGGAACGCTTAAGGGATACTCCAGGCTCAGTTGGACTCCCTTCGGCAGATGCTATTGAAGGATTATCTGAGCAATCGAGAGAAAAGAGTGTTTCCCATTTAAGCGTTAAAGAAATTCTTTTTAAGTATGTTGTCTTCAATAAATACATTTGGTTTTTGTCTTTGGCCAATTTTTTTGTCTATATCATACGTACTGGTATCAATGACTGGACCATGCTTTACTTGTCTGAAGAACGCGGATTTAGTCTGGTAGAAGCAGGCATGACTATACCGTGGTTCGAGGCAGGCGGTATTCTTGGCATGCTCTCGGCTGGGTGGTGCTCAGATAAAATTTTCAACGGCAATCGAGGAGTTATATCTTTTCTTTACATGATGATGATGGTTATGCCGCTTACAATATTTTGGATTGAGCCTTCGCATAACTATGCATTCAATGCATCTCTCATGTTTTTGTCTGGATTTTTTATTTTTGGTCCACAGATGTTGGTGGGATGTGCTGCAGCTGAAAAATCGCACAAAGATGCGGCAGCTACGGCTTCTGGTTTTGCCGGAACATTTGGCTATCTCGGTGCGGCATGTGCTGGTTATCCTTTTGGGCTTTTGCTCGAAGGTTATAGCTGGAATGGTTTTTTCTTTGCTATGCTTTTATCAGCAGTGTTGGGAGCACTTTGTTTTTTGCCCTTTTTCTCATCTGAGTTCGATTGGTTTCGAGTTTCACTGCGATCAAAGTTGTTTCAACGGTGA
- the boxB gene encoding benzoyl-CoA 2,3-epoxidase subunit BoxB: MYAISNDRIPNNVSLADDARLRRALERWQPDFISWWKEMGPDGFLNTLVYLRTAIGVDAHGWAYYDYVRMPDYRWGIFLTPPESDRRVPFGDDEGKKTWQEIPGEYRTHLRRLIVTQADTEPASVEQQRRLGQSCPSLYDLRNLFQVNVEEGRHLWAMVYLLHSYFGRDGRDEADQLLERRSGNDDNPRILNTFNEPIDDWLSFFMFTTFTDRDGKFQLLALAESAFDPLARTCRFMLTEEAHHLFVGQSGIQRVIRRSCQMMNQHDTHDIAPLGAIPLPLIQKYINFWYSSSLDLFGSEISSNAASYFASGLKGRAYEEKLHTEHRALTQNYSLEIVKEHQLCSKEIPLRAAMNEVLRDSYAQDCQKVIEKWNKEIKNNNIDFILTLPHKRFHRNVGEYSAARFDLEGNLISEELWKKNISQWLPSEQEKTFVKSLMQRVVEPGKTARWIASPAKGINGQPVDLSYIKWF, translated from the coding sequence ATGTACGCTATTTCCAATGACAGGATTCCAAACAATGTCTCTTTAGCAGACGATGCGCGACTTAGGAGAGCTTTGGAGAGGTGGCAGCCTGATTTTATTAGCTGGTGGAAAGAAATGGGCCCGGATGGTTTTCTCAATACTCTTGTTTATTTACGAACCGCGATAGGTGTTGATGCTCACGGATGGGCTTACTACGATTATGTGCGTATGCCTGATTATCGCTGGGGAATTTTTCTCACTCCCCCTGAAAGTGATCGTCGTGTTCCCTTTGGGGATGATGAAGGAAAGAAAACTTGGCAAGAGATTCCTGGAGAGTATAGAACTCATCTGCGACGTTTGATCGTGACTCAAGCGGACACTGAGCCCGCCTCTGTAGAACAACAACGTCGTTTAGGGCAAAGCTGTCCCTCTTTGTATGACTTAAGAAACCTCTTTCAAGTTAATGTAGAAGAAGGTCGTCACCTTTGGGCCATGGTATATCTCTTACATAGCTATTTTGGACGCGATGGTCGTGATGAAGCTGATCAACTCTTGGAGCGTCGCAGCGGTAATGACGATAATCCTCGCATACTTAATACGTTTAACGAGCCTATCGATGATTGGCTTTCCTTTTTTATGTTCACGACTTTTACCGACAGAGATGGAAAATTTCAACTTCTAGCACTTGCTGAAAGCGCCTTTGATCCTCTTGCTCGCACCTGTCGCTTCATGCTAACGGAAGAAGCACATCACTTATTTGTTGGACAAAGTGGAATACAAAGGGTTATCAGGCGTTCCTGCCAAATGATGAATCAACACGATACCCATGACATCGCTCCTCTTGGAGCAATACCACTGCCTCTCATACAAAAATATATTAATTTCTGGTATTCAAGTTCGCTTGATCTTTTTGGATCAGAAATAAGCTCTAATGCAGCATCCTATTTTGCATCTGGACTTAAAGGTAGAGCATATGAAGAAAAACTGCATACAGAACATAGAGCCCTTACCCAAAATTACTCTTTGGAAATTGTTAAGGAGCATCAGCTTTGCTCCAAGGAGATTCCTTTGCGAGCAGCCATGAATGAAGTGTTGCGTGATTCCTATGCTCAGGACTGTCAAAAAGTAATAGAGAAGTGGAACAAAGAGATAAAAAACAATAATATAGATTTTATTTTAACTCTCCCTCACAAACGCTTTCACCGAAACGTTGGTGAATACAGCGCAGCACGATTTGACCTCGAAGGAAATCTCATTTCAGAAGAGCTATGGAAAAAAAACATATCTCAGTGGCTTCCTAGCGAACAAGAAAAGACATTTGTAAAGTCACTTATGCAACGCGTGGTAGAACCAGGAAAAACTGCTCGCTGGATTGCTTCTCCCGCCAAGGGAATTAACGGACAACCGGTTGATTTAAGTTACATAAAATGGTTTTAA